One region of Erythrolamprus reginae isolate rEryReg1 chromosome 8, rEryReg1.hap1, whole genome shotgun sequence genomic DNA includes:
- the B3GALT9 gene encoding beta-1,3-galactosyltransferase 9 — translation MQLIFCRLRTHQWCFLLFNVALFHILLFGADLVEEYFLRAVPTTYMDAEVLRVRERARVLDMSSMKANISQAYVISNPEACSNRDIFLLVLTFSSPQNLSRRNAIRKTWANVTYVQGYTTLVLFVLGKPSSATAQAEVIKESNQQRDLIQGTFLDTFENQILKIKRAIEWTITYCPEARFILKVDEDMFANLQTLVEYLLHSRTHPEDIYLGRVIHPNVPDKEFHNGSFTSVRKYLGRYYPDYCSVTALVISQDVARKIYVTSGEVPPSLPPGIFVGVCAKAAGVVPIHSSRFSGEKPIWYNRCCYKYIFTSTVSETSRFLREWEEMKGDEDCTILETYYGLVSCRIMTYLDA, via the exons ATGCAG CTAATTTTCTGTAGGCTCCGAACTCACCAGTGgtgtttcttgctcttcaacgTGGCCCTTTTCCATATTTTGCTCTTCGGAGCTGATCTTGTAGAGGAATATTTCTTACGAGCTGTCCCTACCACTTACATGGATGCGGAAGTCCTCAGAGTTCGGGAAAGAGCCCGGGTATTGGACATGTCTTCCATGAAAGCCAACATCTCCCAAGCTTATGTTATTAGCAACCCGGAAGCCTGCTCCAACCGAGATATCTTCCTCTTGGTTCTCACCTTCAGTAGCCCCCAAAACCTGTCCAGGCGCAATGCGATTCGGAAAACATGGGCCAACGTGACCTACGTCCAGGGTTACACCACTCTGGTCCTGTTTGTGTTGGGCAAGCCATCTTCAGCGACCGCCCAAGCGGAAGTCATCAAAGAATCAAACCAACAACGGGATTTAATCCAAGGAACCTTTCTTGATACCTTTGAGAATCAGATACTGAAGATTAAAAGGGCCATAGAGTGGACCATAACATATTGTCCCGAGGCCAGGTTCATTCTCAAAGTAGACGAGGACATGTTTGCTAACCTCCAAACCTTGGTTGAATACTTGCTCCACTCAAGAACGCATCCTGAAGACATCTACCTCGGAAGGGTGATTCATCCAAACGTCCCCGACAAAGAATTCCACAATGGCAGTTTTACCTCCGTGAGAAAATACCTTGGACGGTATTATCCTGACTATTGCAGTGTCACGGCCTTGGTCATCTCGCAAGATGTCGCTCGGAAGATCTACGTAACCTCTGGAGAAGTTCCTCCTTCCCTACCTCCTGGCATTTTTGTAGGCGTTTGTGCAAAGGCAGCTggcgtagttcccatccacagcTCCCGGTTTTCTGGCGAAAAGCCTATCTGGTACAACCGATGCTGctataaatatattttcactTCGACTGTGTCGGAAACCAGCCGTTTTCTCCGAGAATGGGAGGAGATGAAAGGCGACGAAGATTGCACGATCCTGGAAACTTATTATGGGCTGGTGTCCTGCAGAATCATGACGTATCTGGATGCTTGA